One genomic segment of Impatiens glandulifera chromosome 6, dImpGla2.1, whole genome shotgun sequence includes these proteins:
- the LOC124943453 gene encoding zinc finger MYM-type protein 5-like, with product MAPKTIRKHELGSSKCNRIKERDKFIQSQSGAMDKFVFNKGNETQCLGDIGVDIDINVGLEENVEQSMETQTHSKEDEGNDDIPNIFDPKNWNNLAPKLRDLLVKKGPLRDVLTGKSPKNGSNNKRFTSEFYIMHLSNGQKHHRDWLVYCKDLDRVFCFCCKVFKTKRQLSHLAHDGIRDWGTFLTV from the exons ATGGCTCCTAAAACTATAAGAAAACATGAATTGGGTAGTTCCAAATGCAATAGAATAAAGGaacgagacaaatttattcAAAGTCAATCAGGGGCTATggataaatttgttttcaataaaGGGAACGAAACACAATGTTTAGGGGATATAGGGGTAGATATAGACATTAATGTTGGTTTAGAAGAAAATGTGGAGCAATCAATGGAGACTCAAACACATTCTAAGGAAGAT GAAGGGAATGATGATATTCCCAACATCTTTGATCCTAAAAATTGGAATAATCTTGCTCCTAAATTGAGGGATTTATTGGTGAAAAAAGGTCCTCTAAGAGATGTGTTGACAGGAAAATCTCCGAAAAATGGATCAAATAACAAGCGTTTCACATCTGAATTCTATATTATGCACTTATCAAATGGGCAGAAGCATCATCGAGATTGGCTTGTGTATTGTAAGGATCTTGACAGAGTATTCTGCTTCTGCTGTAAAGTCTTCAAGACCAAACGACAACTTTCTCATTTAGCACATGATGGAATAAGAGATTGGGGCACCTTTCTCACAGTTTGA
- the LOC124941122 gene encoding uncharacterized protein LOC124941122, with translation MSSMPEPNHFSDYGFDPQIDFFQGLEASRRNRRDNSSNNNNNGMSRSVDSSFHFKLQKPISKDELRIRLKKQKQSKWWRNAFLFIRKGWDYSGCRPAAGQDHNTIGGVNNHALIWIGSTSPSPVFLTENSSTPEEEEEEEEIPYISLTAEPQLWRNSTSAMPLYLVT, from the exons ATGTCTTCAATGCCGGAGCCAAACCACTTCAGCGATTACGGCTTCGATCCCCAGATCGACTTCTTTCAG GGTCTAGAGGCATCGAGAAGAAATAGACGGGACAAtagtagtaataataataataatggcaTGTCGAGATCAGTGGATTCGAGCTTCCATTTCAAGCTTCAAAAACCCATCTCAAAAGATGAGTTGAGGATTAGGTTAAAGAAGCAAAAGCAGTCAAAATGGTGGCGTAACGCTTTCCTCTTCATTAGGAAAGGCTGGGACTATAGCGGTTGTCGCCCTGCCGCTGGACAAGATCACAATACTATAGGCGGGGTTAACAATCATGCCCTTATCTGGATCGGATCTACATCGCCGTCGCCGGTTTTTTTGACAGAGAATTCGAGCACgccggaggaggaggaggaagaagaagagatccCGTACATCAGCCTCACGGCAGAGCCTCAGCTGTGGAGGAATTCCACGTCAGCAATGCCTTTATACCTAGTCACGTGA